The following nucleotide sequence is from Salvia splendens isolate huo1 chromosome 2, SspV2, whole genome shotgun sequence.
ttattttttaacaaaaaactcAACACCCAGTCATTCTTACTTTTATCTCATCACCTATACTTTCTCTTATATTTCCTCTTTCCTACTCCCTCTATTTTATAGTAGTTGAGATATTTTTTTCTAGCatgtagattaagaaaaaaGTGTGCAAtgtttaaataaaaagataacaaaataGGAGAGAGGAATCTTGATGGCTCTAGTCTTCTCTTTATTCTCTTACTCCAATCTCCCAGTGGAAAATAATTTTTGATTTCTAGGTGTTGAATCTCTTGGAGAGGAATTCTTGGATAGCCATGGTATATCTAGTAttgtgaaagtagcctaggtgCTTCCCATGAATGGTTTCTATCTTCATATTCACATTCTCCGTCCTCAATCTTCCATACTTCCCTTTTTGAATCTAGTTTTTGAGGCTATCCATTTTATCTTTGGTTTTcctttgatttttgttttacaATTTAATAGATTAACATCAACTTTGGCAATCCTTGGAATTAAATGAAATCAAGCATTTTTATGGTTTCATATCATCAATATGAATCAAAATTCATACTCTACTTTCAGAACCCAAATGTGCGTATAAAACAAATCAAGTTCCAAGTTGAAACAAATCATGTTTGATCAATCAGAGTCCAAAACAACAGAGAAAAGGAAACTTGAGATTCCCAAAAGCAAAAAAGATTGCCAATGTTTCTTTGATTATTAGATCAAACAATCAAGTGAACAAGAATACAAGGCAATGCTTTATCAATAACACATGTCGATCACAAATTCGAATATACTTGTGAAAATGTATAATGATGAAGCAGGTAACATAGAATTGACCATGGTCTTGTCACAATACATTAGCTGCCTATATTTAACACTATACACTAACAGCTAAGGACAATTCTACCCAGGCAAATCAAATAAGGAGCTGCATCTAACTGATCACTGAAACTGTTGTCTCCGATTCGATCACGATCAATTGCACAGGAAATATAGGGTTAATTTACGAGCAGGGTCAGTGCACGAGTTCAACAATCGCCTCTCTGTCAATAAATAGgcataaaaaaaatgaagctTTGGCATGCCCAGCTGTTTTACAAGTCATCAAGTATGGTGGATAACAGCAAGCCCTGTACGAACTCAGACCTTCTGGCCATCTCGATGTTCCTGTCTGTTGACAGAGACAATGGAAATCTGCAATGACAACAAGCACATAAGAAAATACGTGACAAGCTCTAAAATCAGAGTTCTTGCAGTGGCACACCCTATGCGCTatggagaaaaaaaaacagaatacAAGAAGGGTATATAATATGCTAATGCTGATTGCAATATACTCTTTGTTTATGGAAACAGTGAAGGTGAACGGACTAATGAAAATTAAGAGAAGAGGCCTGTTATAACAGCACTCTGTACATCTTCATCAATGTTGTTTCAGTACTTCAGATTTAAATAAGATATGCCCAATCCCACCACTACAGACCGACAAAAGCTTTGCCCTGCCCAACCATCATATGCAAAGAACTTCACTACCATGACGAAATACACATAAATCTGTGATTAAAGCAATAGAGAACCAAAAAAATGATCACGGATCAACTACATGTAAGTAGTAGCACCTACTGGCATGcctttaaacaaaaaaataggTTGCATGTCCCAACACGACAAGGATACTCATCAGCACTAGTTCTCAAGCACGACCAAGATAAGAAACTGTCAAAGATAGAACTTATTAGGTTCTGGAGGCAATTTCACCAGTATCTTACTCTTCCATATAAATTCATTTTATTGTCATAGAATTAGAGGGATAAAGGTCAATGAATAAAATTGTTTACATTCTCACTGAAGCAGGTTGATGGAATTGGTGCAAAATACTACCTACGACCTATAATGCCAACAGCTCCTACTACCCCAAGAAGTTTTACTACTTCGCATTAAGCAAAAGAGAGCTAATTGATAGGATTCCAGTTTAAAATCCATAGCTAACTATATGTATAATATATTCAACACCACCACATAAGATCAAACCTACTTTTCAAACTACAAATCCTTTTCGATTCAATCCCAGCCCCAACTCCCAATCTCATACAACGGCAAGATACTATGGAGAACAGATGAATTTGACAGCATAATAAACATTATAACACATACTCTCCCTCCGCCCattaaaaatatggacatttgggacggcatgggttttaatgcacaattggtatagtaagagagagatagaaagaaaatgtgattatagtattgttagtggagaacgAGCCCCATCTTATTAGAGAGTaagaagttaccaaaaatagaaggggctatttttatgggacggcccaaaatggaaaaaagtccatatttttatgggaaggAAGGAGTATCAATAACTAATCAAGCATCATAAACTCTATGTTCCACATTCCATTGTTTTATCAGTAAACACTAAACTGGGGATTTATGGATATTTACGAAttcatattcacattttatGGTATCAGCTTATGTGCCATTTAGTTTTTCTCATGTTATCCTCTTTCACAGGAAAAGAGCACATGGCTCATTTGTAGTGAgttaacaaaaaatataaatttgagACAAAGTGTATTGGCTTACTTCTCAACAGAGTCATCATAAGAACTTTTTCCTGACAAGCTTGCTTCAGATGGAGTAGCAGCTTCAGTGATTTGGGGCCTGTAAGCTGGCTGAGGACTATTGACAAACGACAAAAGCATGGAATCAGCTGCTGCATTAGAGGACGAACCAACAGTGGGAGACTCCTTAACAGCACGTAAATGTTTGTCCTGCAATTCCTTCCTCAGTAGATATATTGATGAACGGGAGCGAGTGCTACGATGTGTCTTATTGCAGAGAGCGTATAAGTAAGTTAAAGGTAAATCTTTTTTCATATTGAGTAAATCTTCATAAATAACTCAACAAAAGACATTCAAGCgttacaaaaaagaaaaaagaatgtAACTCATTCTTTTAAACATAGTTCAAAGGATATCTTCAATATACTCTCGTGATGAGTAATCACATGTGAAGCCATGTTTACCCGAACCTTCACAGCACAAACAGGGCAAATCTGGAAACAAAAGAAACAATAGCTAAGATACAGTAGAGATTCCTCTTAGCACTAAAAGGTAAAGACAGTAAACCTTGCATGACCCAAACTTCCAACTAATATTCAGCAAGCAAGAAACACACTTTCAACTAAAAAAAGTGTTTTTTACATCCATCAATTATTTATTAGAAGCCCCCTGTTCTCCAAAAACAAAAAGTCACCATGTCTATTAGTTCTCATCCATCTCATACTATCTACTATCAATTCGTCGAATTCAAACACCTTTCGACTGTCCTCACCACTCAAATTAGAAACCAGCCTTATGCTTAATCCTCAAAATATATATCCAACTCAAAAACACACACACCGCTATGCCAACTAACCTGCATCTGCAACTATCAATGAACAAAATCACCCCTTTAAGCATTTGAAAATCCTCTAAACACCCATTAAACACAACAATGCAGCTATATTGCTCTAAAAAACCGCTGCTTCTACTACTAGTTTCTATCATCACAACTAAAGTACCCCTACGTAGCAATCCCGAAAAAGGCGAAAAGCGTCGAATTATCCCTGGTTTAACCTCCATGCGGTGGTCGGCATCAATGTGGCAGCACAATCCCAAAACATCAAAATCCTCCGAGCAAAAAGGGCAAGCTAATTCCTCCGATTTCCCCTCAATTTCGACACCGTTGACCTCTTCCCCATCATACTCTTCCTCGCTCTCCTCGTCCTCTTCATTGTAATCAtctaaaaaatgacaaaatcaaaatcaatcaGGCCCAATAATCATACTGAACCTCGATTCGCGAAGCTCACCGTTGCACGGTGCGGAAAAAGAGGACAGCGCAATCTCCAAATCACGGTACAATCGATCGGCCATGTCGAATTAAAATTAATCGAATTATTTTTATCGGAGCTGAAAAATTAGGAAAGTCTACAAGAATTATACACGATTTGTATGTACGTGACAAAATCGGAAAATTGAAAACAGGGGGAGGAATTATACGCCAGTATAGTAGGGTTTGGGGATGGTTTATTTGCTTTATCATTATCACTTTCTAGCTGCAAGAAAATTCAGATACAAATAAAGGTGAAAAGGAGAAATGACGTGGAAATTGGGACACGGATTGGCCTCCAAACTCCCGCGTTATTCAATCACCAGCTGCGACTTTTGTTTTGTAAAatgtaggggtgtgcattcgggtttcggttcggttttttgtcaaaaaccgaaacaaaatcgaaaaatcgaatttagttcaaaatccaaaccgaaccgaacttgaaaaatcgaaaaaccgaaaccgaaaaaaccgaaaaccgaacttaaaaaactgaaaaacccgaacaaaaccgaaaaaatccgaaaaaaaaaatcgaaaaacctgataaaaaaaatataatataaatatatatttatatatgtgtattttattttattttatatatactaatagaatatttatatataatataaaattaataatacatataatatatattatatagtagaatatattaaaagaatatatatattatatataatataatatattaaattaatagaatatatatataattcggtttttcgctttttcggtttttttcttcgcccgaaccgaaccgaaccgaaaaactgaattttttttatttttaaaaccgaaccgaaccgaaaaaccgaaaaaaccgaaccgaatttcaaaatttcggtttggttcggttcggatattcggtttccgatttttttgctcacccctagtaGAATGCTTCCACATTTTTTCTAATGAACTATACGCGCTGCCATATTTTTATCAATTGAATGAatatatagttatttattattaataacactaaattttaatattattataaaaaattaaaaattaatttttattctatgAATACAAAGTGACATCGCCTTATATGTATAGCCAGCTGCCATGATTATAATATCGTTAAGAagtgaattttaatatttttatagaaaatttaaattgatttatattgtttgaaataaagttgcattttttttgtattgACCTTAACTTTGTTAagatatactacctccgtccctcaaATATTAGCACACTTTGACTCggtatgagttttaagaaatgtaatgaaaagtgagttgaaaaagttagtggattatggatcctacttttatatattagttttataataaaatgtgaataggaatgagttagtggaatatgaggtccgctaccaaaaatggtaaaagtgaaatggaacAAACTTTGGGGgatggacggaaatggaaaaatgggacaaactttcaggaaCTGAGGTAGTAATATCTACTACAAATTTACATTAGTGAAACTTACATTGCATACAATCCAAGATTAACCCATGACTCAAGTTTT
It contains:
- the LOC121790487 gene encoding protein DEHYDRATION-INDUCED 19 homolog 7-like isoform X1; its protein translation is MADRLYRDLEIALSSFSAPCNDDYNEEDEESEEEYDGEEVNGVEIEGKSEELACPFCSEDFDVLGLCCHIDADHRMEVKPGIIRRFSPFSGLLRRDLPCLCCEGSGKHGFTCDYSSREYIEDRSTRSRSSIYLLRKELQDKHLRAVKESPTVGSSSNAAADSMLLSFVNSPQPAYRPQITEAATPSEASLSGKSSYDDSVEKFPLSLSTDRNIEMARRSEFVQGLLLSTILDDL
- the LOC121790487 gene encoding protein DEHYDRATION-INDUCED 19 homolog 7-like isoform X2, whose translation is MADRLYRDLEIALSSFSAPCNDDYNEEDEESEEEYDGEEVNGVEIEGKSEELACPFCSEDFDVLGLCCHIDADHRMEVKPGIIRRFSPFSGLLHLPCLCCEGSGKHGFTCDYSSREYIEDRSTRSRSSIYLLRKELQDKHLRAVKESPTVGSSSNAAADSMLLSFVNSPQPAYRPQITEAATPSEASLSGKSSYDDSVEKFPLSLSTDRNIEMARRSEFVQGLLLSTILDDL
- the LOC121790487 gene encoding protein DEHYDRATION-INDUCED 19 homolog 3-like isoform X3; this translates as MADRLYRDLEIALSSFSAPCNDDYNEEDEESEEEYDGEEVNGVEIEGKSEELACPFCSEDFDVLGLCCHIDADHRMEICPVCAVKVRVNMASHVITHHESILKALCNKTHRSTRSRSSIYLLRKELQDKHLRAVKESPTVGSSSNAAADSMLLSFVNSPQPAYRPQITEAATPSEASLSGKSSYDDSVEKFPLSLSTDRNIEMARRSEFVQGLLLSTILDDL